The Sediminispirochaeta smaragdinae DSM 11293 genome has a segment encoding these proteins:
- a CDS encoding UbiD family decarboxylase: MGNIKDLRDFLSALKDAGQLAEIEREVDPVHEIGSVIATLEKERGPAALFRRVKGHTVPVAGGLLSDYAKIAVALECGQSDVTDRMEAVLDHPIAPREVKNAVCQEVVLTGDEVDLGKIPIPVHAPGDGGAFITAGVTVGRDIETGMQNLSFQRMHIKGPRKMGIMINEWRHLRDFLKKAEKKGQALPIAVAIGVDPVVMMAAGFRYDGDEAEIAGGLRGTALERVTCITSDIMVPAWSEYIIEGEILPGVREEEGPLAEFTGHYGLLWKSPVVEVKAVTHRRDPIWQTLNGGSFEHINLGNVLPREPLLRRHTRYVSKNVKAVHIPPYGSGFLALVQLEKSNEGEPKNVALAAMTAYVNIKNVIVVDSDVDIYNPAEVLWAVNNRVNPREDVFVIPNSQGHELDPCSDETGVQNKMGIDATLPANRKTLKRAVYPSVDLFRYMSE; the protein is encoded by the coding sequence GTGGGAAACATCAAGGATTTGAGAGATTTTTTATCGGCTCTGAAAGATGCCGGACAACTTGCGGAGATTGAGCGGGAGGTTGATCCCGTTCATGAAATCGGGAGTGTAATTGCCACACTTGAAAAGGAACGTGGACCTGCCGCCCTCTTTCGCAGGGTCAAGGGCCATACCGTTCCTGTTGCCGGGGGATTGCTTTCCGATTATGCCAAAATTGCTGTTGCACTTGAATGTGGACAATCGGATGTAACCGACAGGATGGAAGCCGTTCTCGATCATCCCATTGCACCCCGGGAGGTAAAAAACGCCGTTTGTCAGGAAGTGGTGCTGACGGGAGATGAGGTCGATCTTGGAAAGATCCCTATTCCTGTGCATGCTCCCGGTGACGGCGGCGCCTTCATCACTGCGGGAGTCACCGTGGGCCGTGATATAGAGACGGGTATGCAGAACCTGAGTTTTCAGCGGATGCACATCAAAGGGCCGCGAAAGATGGGGATCATGATTAATGAGTGGCGTCATCTTCGTGATTTCTTGAAGAAGGCGGAAAAGAAAGGGCAGGCTCTTCCCATCGCGGTTGCCATTGGTGTTGATCCTGTAGTAATGATGGCGGCCGGGTTTCGTTACGATGGCGATGAGGCGGAAATCGCCGGTGGTTTACGGGGAACGGCCCTGGAGCGGGTTACGTGCATCACCAGTGATATCATGGTTCCCGCCTGGAGTGAGTACATCATCGAAGGTGAAATCCTGCCGGGCGTGAGGGAAGAAGAGGGTCCCCTGGCGGAATTTACCGGGCATTATGGACTCTTGTGGAAAAGTCCCGTCGTCGAGGTCAAGGCTGTTACCCATAGGCGTGATCCCATTTGGCAAACCCTCAACGGTGGAAGCTTTGAGCACATCAATCTCGGTAATGTTTTGCCCCGTGAACCTCTTCTCCGCAGACATACCAGGTATGTTTCGAAAAACGTCAAAGCGGTACATATCCCGCCGTATGGTTCCGGTTTTCTTGCACTTGTACAACTCGAGAAAAGTAACGAAGGGGAGCCGAAAAATGTTGCTTTGGCTGCAATGACTGCATATGTAAACATTAAAAATGTGATTGTCGTTGATAGCGATGTCGATATATATAATCCGGCCGAAGTACTCTGGGCTGTCAATAACAGAGTTAATCCTCGGGAGGATGTCTTTGTAATACCGAACAGTCAGGGACACGAGCTTGATCCCTGCAGCGACGAGACCGGCGTCCAGAATAAGATGGGAATCGATGCAACGCTACCCGCTAACCGAAAGACCCTGAAAAGGGCGGTGTATCCTTCGGTTGACCTATTTCGCTATATGAGCGAGTAG